From the Prunus dulcis chromosome 4, ALMONDv2, whole genome shotgun sequence genome, one window contains:
- the LOC117624408 gene encoding photosystem I reaction center subunit III, chloroplastic produces MSLTIPTNLSKPMLKPKFSSPLATKLPRTVVFCSASQTPNPTPEKISTASPMQAFSAALALSSILLGSAPMPAVADIAGLTPCKDSKQFAKREKQQIKKLESSLKLYAPDSAPALAINATIEKTQRRFANYGKQGLLCGSDGLPHLIVSGDQRHWGEFITPGILFLYIAGWIGWVGRSYLIAIRDDKKPTQKEIIIDVPLATGLVFRGFIWPVAAYRELVNGELIAKDV; encoded by the coding sequence atgtctcTCACAATTCCCACAAACCTCTCAAAACCCATGTTGAAGCCAAAATTCAGCTCCCCATTGGCCACAAAACTGCCAAGGACCGTGGTCTTCTGCTCAGCCTCTCAAACTCCAAACCCTACCCCAGAGAAAATATCCACTGCATCACCAATGCAGGCTTTCTCTGCTGCACTTGCCCTGTCCTCCATCCTCCTGGGCTCAGCTCCCATGCCTGCAGTTGCAGACATCGCAGGCCTCACCCCATGCAAAGACTCCAAGCAGTTTGCCAAACGTGAGAAGCAGCAGATCAAGAAGCTTGAGTCTTCACTGAAGCTCTATGCACCTGACAGTGCACCAGCCCTGGCCATCAACGCCACCATAGAGAAGACTCAGAGGAGGTTTGCCAACTATGGCAAGCAGGGTTTGCTCTGTGGCTCTGATGGGCTTCCCCATTTGATTGTCAGCGGTGACCAGAGGCACTGGGGTGAGTTTATCACCCCCGGCATTCTGTTCCTGTACATTGCTGGGTGGATTGGGTGGGTTGGCAGGAGCTACTTGATTGCCATCAGGGATGACAAGAAGCCAACGCAGAAGGAGATCATCATTGATGTGCCTTTGGCCACTGGCTTGGTTTTCAGAGGCTTCATCTGGCCTGTGGCTGCTTACAGAGAGCTCGTGAACGGTGAACTTATTGCCAAGGACGTTTAA